A region of the Apium graveolens cultivar Ventura chromosome 6, ASM990537v1, whole genome shotgun sequence genome:
aaatatggcatgtttgcaaaatgtgcataaggattctgttgagacataacaggcatagcatgcagaggtgatgcagacatattaggcatggaagagggtacaggaatgggagttttcttaatagatttgcaattagcagatagatgattaacactactacaatgcacacagctttttctaggagcatacttatcaggtgtgtaattgttatgtttgttaacccctaccttcccatttctattagatttccttttagtttcctttttatcctcaaccactttgagcctattctttaactgttctaaggtcatgtgtcctatattcaccttactgaaatctttggatgtgcttgcttcttctttgacaaagttcttggaagttgaaccaaactttttgttgagtttctttagattttcacttttagaaacatctgcctgttttaattgaggaaccttcaacggatgctccttttcttccttcaacggataactttcatcattcgttgattccacatccgttgacagcccatcaattaattccattttctttttgtttttatcccaggcagtctcacagaatgattcaattccttggaccttggcaatttgagcactaacatccatagatgtcttccaggctttaatcacctcttgctctctctctaattgattagaaagtatttctactttcttaacagattcagctagttcattttcaacagatatacaatgtagcttagttttctctaggtcaatcaacttatcttctaacacaacatttctatcacttaaaaacaaattgttctctttaatcctactattttctttagcaagagatttaagagacacacgcaaatgatacagttcagtagacatatcattaaaatcatcattgcactcttctttagtaagctgtgttaaatcagtagtgattacctggttgcttgatgaactaacttcattttcctcagaatcagccatgagagccaaattgacatattccacatcttcatcctcttcttctccatcagctgcccagtctttttcttgagtaatgaaagccctctccttttgcttgagcagatcaaaatatttctttttgtaatctacttagtcaaatttcttcttttcagaagttggctttctgcactcacttgcaaagtgtccacttataccacaattgaaacacttgaacttggatttgtccaccatgttcttatgaggtttagtgactctagtgtttttcctaaatttcatctttttaaatcttctggacagaaatgcaagatgctcatcaataccatcagagtcatcttggctggagttgtcttcattctcagcaacttgctccttacccttgcttgattctgatttgcttgtgccatctttggagtttaatgtagatctcacagtttcttgtctgcattctttctcattttcagctaccaaggcaactgaacctcctttctttcttcccttctccaatacctcatcctgttccagctctagttcataagtcttcaagattccatataatctttcaagagtgaagtccttataatcttgagagtttctcaaggagacggtcatgggtttccattcctttggcaaggatcttaaaaatttaagatttgaatccttcacctggtacactctaccatacagcttcagtccattcaacagcttttggaatctattgaatgtgtcatgtaaagattcattttcttcaaaatgaaaatactcatactgttgaatgagaagctgcattttgttttcttttacttgttctgtaccttcacacaatagctgaactgtgtcccaaacctctttggcagttgtgcaatttatcacattatcaaacatatccttgtcaagaccattaaacaaaatgttcatagccttcttatccttgtggacttcttctatgtcttccattgtccattctgctctaggttttggaatggattgaccaacaacaattgtggctgtagcaactgtggctactttgtagggaatgtgaggaccattctcaatgcagtttacataatcttcatcttgggagagtagatgaaggtgcattttcaccttccaatggtgataactgtctttgtcaagaactgggatttttactccaatatccttcttactcatctttgttagtttccaagatctttaaactctttgtgtgtcaagagcttactctgataccaattgttattcctaatgaactaacaatgagatttacagaaggggggttgaatgtaaatctcaaaactttttcaagttttgagcagtttcaaaggctatatgtttaagataaacaagtgtatgaattgctttaagctaatacagatagatatatattcaaacactaatgtaaagaacacaacagaccttaaaaacttttctggtggattgttgttccaccagagatggtatttcagaaaatttgtgattcaagaagttgatcacagctgcgtcctagtacaaactagataatttttctctcaagatttttctaaacagctctggaaaaattcctttctaattactagctactacttggtttatatatcaccaagtttacaagtgaagacaaagataaaaagtacaataataaaataagttttccacttgtttctactccattttactccagtgcattgttgactattgcctctttatgctaaagtagaacggctgctttttctgatgttcctgaattaggctaccacatctcagttgtctctgtcaacccatgtgcctctgtttgtaggtacaactaccacttgtcaactgctatttaacagaacatccgttgaagccttcatccgttgatggctttatccgttgatgtgttagcagttaaagctctatccattgatgcactcatccgttgaaggatgttatccgttgaagctttagagacatccgttgaagctttgtttctcatccgttgaaggtctttaagttatccgttgacaccatttcatttatacaagattacaaggcatgaaatatttacaattggccttcctatctgcatatcctctagtagtcaacatgacttataatttccctcaacattcaagaattatatctcaaattcagagactgaaatgtgctacaacactagacttatttctaagtaaagctacaccatcaacggataaccaaaatggtcttatccgttgaggctacaaacactagatttctacttaagtgttttgttaaacatatcatcaaactaatgcacatatattcctaacagtatgatactatattttcataattttttttaaatatgacACAATTGTTTAAAGATATGGTAGATGCATATGCAGTCAATATATAGGAAGATAACATATCAAGGAATATGCTCACCGGAGCCTTTTATACTGCTTGCACCCGTCAGTACCACATCTAACACCTTTGTCATTGCGAGGCCACAACTGCATATGATGGTGTACACCTATATCATGCTCTGGTTCATGCATTGGTTGCTCTTCATTTGCTTGTTGATCCACTACCTCCATTGGATGTCCTTGTTCCTCCAGTGGATGATCTTCAACTATTTGGTTATCCTGTTCCTCCATTACCTTCTCTTGTTCCTGTATTGGCTCTTGCTGGTCTTGTAGATGCAGTTGTTGTTCTTGTATTTCCGGCTGCAAGGGTTGTACTGAATTTTGTTGGTCTCATGTTTGCTCAAGTTGACTTGCATGTTCTTCAAATGGTGGCCACTGAAAGTCAGTAGATGACAACAACTGAAAAGAAGGATGTGTAAATTCAACACCATTTCCCCTAGCATCATCATCTTTTGTATGAACAGATGTGTCACCATTTACTTGTTGCTCTAGTTCCTCCGTTGCCTGTTCTTTTTCCTTAATTAGCTCTGGTTGTGGTGGCCACTGAAAGTCACTAGATGATAGTAACCGAAATGAAGGCGGTGTAAAATTGACACCTCTGCCCATAGCCTCATAATCTTTTGTATGAATAGATGTGTTGTCAAGACAAACATTATGTTCCAATGACATGTTGGCAGAATGTGGTGCATTTGATATTCCAACCTCATCAACCACATTATCTCCATAATCATCGCCCAAATGCACACTTATGTCCTCATCTACAGGTTTAATACAACCCCCATCCATCTCTATTGCACGCCTTTTTGGAGCATTTACACCTCCACGACCTCCTTTATGACCTGACCTGTTCTTTTTTCCCCGAACTAGTTCTTCTTTAGCAAGTCGGTTACCACAACGAAAGTCCTGATTAAGACCGTGACTGTATTGATATTCTAATAATTGTCTACCTTGAGTAGCAAGAGCATCAATAGTACTAAGATCTTCCGTTAGATCACCCTTTGCAATCAAAGATATACGGTCGAGTATATTAAACTACATAAAAAAGGCGGTTgttaaaaaaaggaaaaagatCACGAAGAATCATTACATACAGAATACTTAATTAACCTTACCATTTGTGATTGTGTAGCAGTAATGCGTGTATGGTAGGGACGGGTAATAGATGCATACCAAACAGCGTATTCATTAGTCACCCCAAAACCAACATTGTCAAGATATACCCGTGTTCCTTTCGCTTGTCCCAATAACTGATGTGTTCACGATGCTTGTCCCGCCAATTAACATCTGTCTTCCCTTTCAAATTGATGTTATGCAGGTCTGCAGAATAAATATCAGGAGCTAGTGGTACATCCTGAATCATTCCAAACTGGCGCACACATCTATCAGGTTGGTGTGATTTCACAATATAGAACCAAATCAGCGGGCCCTTATAACACCAAAGAGCCTGATCTTGTTTGCAGTGCTCTGGTAATTTTTCAAGTATGTCGTCATAGGGCAGCCATATAAAGTGATTTGGCGTAAGAACATCTAAAGAAAGTCGGTTCACGGACACCACATGTGAACTTACATCACTAAAATACTTGGGAGCACACCACCGATAAAACAAATTAACATTTTAAATTAGTTACGAGTGAATGTACAAAAGTAGTTGTTACACGACAAAAATGTGTTTAAATACCTCAGACCAAATGGCCCTATAACATCAGCCCATATGTCTTGATTATCCGAACATGGAGCACGAGGAATTGGAGCCAAGGTAGGTAGCCTCGTCCATGCCCATAATTGCAATAATAAAACACAACCCGCAATCTCTTTTACACCTATCTTACAGGCCTTACATAATTCTCTGTATAGAAATGCAAGCACAACACTACCCCAAGATAATTTTGAGTTGCGTTCCAAATTCTGAATCACCAGAATAAACATATAATGTACTTGCGAGCCTTGATGATCAGTAAACAGTACACCACCGATAAGCTGTAACATAAATGCATATGTATGGCGAATGACCTCATCATCATCTGCATCATCTGCAAGAGCATCAAACTTCTTGCTCAACCAAGATAACTTTAACCTGCCACCAACTAAATCGTTACTATTTTCTTTGGGTGCTTCTCCAAACATATCATGGATGATCTTAGCCCAACCACCTTTAAAATCTGTTGAACCGATCATTATATTTCCATCAACACGTAAACCAAGAAGAATACTCACGTCTTGTAGTGTAATTGTGCACTCTCCTACAGGAAAATGAAATGTGTGTGTTTCGGGTCTCCACCTTTCTACAAGCGCAGTAACTAAACTCCAGTCAATGTGTATGCCAGAAAGTCTTGCAACTCCATCAAAATGCATATCTATCAGATGTGGAACCATCCTTGGGTGTATTGAAGTAAATTTATTGCGAACACGCGACCTCTGGCTATACCCACCACCTGCTTTCCATATATTAGTAGACCTATGTTCTGCTTGTAAATATAAAACCGAAGGGTCTTTTGATCCCGGATCTAATAAATCTTCGATTTCAGAAGCATAAGAATCAGCCATACTCTAgtgaaataaaacaaaaaatacGAAACATAGATAAAATGAATAATACAAAATTATGTACACGAAACATAGATAAAATTCATCCATGTAGATAAACTGATACATATATGATAACATTTATGTCAATTGGAAAAGGGGTCTCATATATATAAACAATTGCAACTAAATATAAGCATCTAACAGAAAGAAAATCAGCTTTAGTTAAGAAAACTTACAAATGAATCTTCTCGTATGTGCATAAAGATGAAGATACTATCTCGAGCAAATTGCTTGAGTTGATAAACGATGGTGAATACCCAAAAGTAAAGTAATGAATTGTAAACAATGGGCTACTATATTAAAGTGTGAATAATGGGCCGGGTCTTCCAGTTACGCAATCTGTAACGGCAGATTGAAAGGGCCAAAATTGGCCAATTTTACTTAACTGgctatttttgttttatttaatgaAAAATTGTCTATATTTGTcaatttttctatttttgaaactTTTCCGGAGCAAGTCGCGGGTTTGCTGTCAGATCCGATCCCATGCAAAGCCAGAAATTATTGCAACTTGAGTTTCATAACTACATACTTTTATATATACATTCGATAGTGTCTTCGTGTTTTTTCAGTTTAATTAATGTATTTGTAGCATTGTTTTACAATATATGCATAGTTCTACTCTATGAAAAAAATAAGATTGTGAATAAAATTGAactaataaattattttattagagCACAGTCGGATAAATCAATTGGTCAGAAGTTTATTATCTATCGCATGTTATTCTTACTCATCCcaagatttttttaaaatatatattcatTTGTAAATATTTGTCCAAAAAAAACtaatctactctctcaagatTGCTAAAAAaaccataaataaattttttcaTAAATTCAGTAACAAAATAATTTTGTATTGTACCCCATCAGTCAAGTTACATGATACTAATTGCCGGGTTAATACCTAATAGTATAAGAGTAATGTTAGATAACTCAAAAATTATACTAGTTACAAAGTGACGTGGCATGACATATGTTGAAATATAATTTGTGTGTACATATGAATGTACGCGGATCCCATATTATTACTAGAAATGTTATCATTTATAAAGCATTTAGAAATTTTTTTTATAAC
Encoded here:
- the LOC141668432 gene encoding uncharacterized protein LOC141668432 translates to MFNILDRISLIAKGDLTEDLSTIDALATQGRQLLEYQYSHGLNQDFRCGNRLAKEELVRGKKNRSGHKGGRGGVNAPKRRAIEMDGGCIKPVDEDISVHLGDDYGDNVVDEVGISNAPHSANMSLEHNVCLDNTSIHTKDYEAMGRGVNFTPPSFRLLSSSDFQWPPQPELIKEKEQATEELEQQVNGDTSVHTKDDDARGNGVEFTHPSFQLLSSTDFQWPPFEEHASQLEQT
- the LOC141664976 gene encoding serine/threonine-protein phosphatase 7 long form homolog — protein: MHIREDSFSMADSYASEIEDLLDPGSKDPSVLYLQAEHRSTNIWKAGGGYSQRSRVRNKFTSIHPRMVPHLIDMHFDGVARLSGIHIDWSLVTALVERWRPETHTFHFPVGECTITLQDVSILLGLRVDGNIMIGSTDFKGGWAKIIHDMFGEAPKENSNDLVGGRLKLSWLSKKFDALADDADDDEVIRHTYAFMLQLIGGVLFTDHQGSQVHYMFILVIQNLERNSKLSWGSVVLAFLYRELCKACKIGVKEIAGCVLLLQLWAWTRLPTLAPIPRAPCSDNQDIWADVIGPFGLSDVSSHVVSVNRLSLDVLTPNHFIWLPYDDILEKLPEHCKQDQALWCYKGPLIWFYIVKSHQPDRCVRQFGMIQDVPLAPDIYSADLHNINLKGKTDVNWRDKHREHISYWDKRKEHGYILTMLVLG